A single Lactuca sativa cultivar Salinas chromosome 8, Lsat_Salinas_v11, whole genome shotgun sequence DNA region contains:
- the LOC111918109 gene encoding tobamovirus multiplication protein 3, with protein sequence MGRALLGSFNDTSVMYTLKDAYSWWDELNDSPIWQDLIFHVLAALYGVVTLVALVQLIRIQLRVPEYGWTTQKVFHFLNVLVNGVRCLIFLFHRDVLQLKPEIVQHILLDVPSLAFFTTYALLVLFWAEIYYQARAVSTDGLRPTFFIINGIIYAIQMVLWLIIWWKPISLFVILSKMFFAVVSLFAALGFLLYGGRLFSMLQHFPVESKGRRKKLHEVGYVTAICFVCFLVRCIMMCFNAFDDAANLDLLDHPVLNFIYYLLVEILPSSLVLIILRKLPPKQSIMPYHPIR encoded by the exons ATGGGTAGGGCTTTACTCGGCTCGTTTAATGATACATCGGTGATGTATACCCTAAAGGACGCGTATAGTTGGTGGGATGAATTAAACGATTCCCCAATTTGGCAGGATTTGATTTTTCACGTCCTTGCTGCTCTCTATGGCGTCGTCACCCTTGTTGCTCTT GTTCAATTGATCAGAATTCAATTAAGAGTTCCAGAGTATGGTTGGACCACCCAGAAAGTCTTCCATTTTCTCAATGTTTTAGTTAATGGAG TTAGATGTTTAATCTTTTTGTTCCATAGGGATGTTCTACAGTTAAAACCAGAG ATTGTTCAACATATATTGCTTGATGTGCCAAGCCTTGCATTTTTCACTACCTATGCTCTCTTAGTTTTGTTTTGGGCAGAAATTTACTATCAG GCTCGAGCAGTTTCAACTGATGGTTTGAGGCCGACTTTCTTTATAATTAATGGGATCATTTATGCAATTCAG ATGGTTTTATGGCTAATAATTTGGTGGAAGCCTATCTCTCTTTTTGTGATCCTCTCCAAGATGTTTTTTGCAG TGGTGTCCTTGTTTGCAGCATTGGGGTTTCTTCTTTATGGAGGAAG ACTCTTTTCAATGTTGCAACATTTCCCTGTAGAATCAAAAGGCCGGCGAAAGAAGTTACATGAG GTTGGCTATGTTACAGCAATCTGCTTTGTGTGTTTCCTTGTAAGATGTATCATG ATGTGCTTTAATGCATTCGATGATGCTGCTAACCTTGATTTGTTGGATCATCCGGTTCTCAACTTCATATACTACTTG TTGGTGGAAATATTACCATCGTCTCTAGTTCTCATAATTTTGAGGAAGTTGCCACCTAAGCAATCCATCATGCCATATCACCCTATTCGTTGA